Proteins encoded together in one Candidatus Thermoplasmatota archaeon window:
- a CDS encoding geranylgeranylglyceryl/heptaprenylglyceryl phosphate synthase: protein MRDAVWRYLQERTAKGKVHLTLLDPASQPTERGAEIAVKAKEFGTDGFMVGGSTGVTSENLDALVRAIQEATGLPVVHFPNQAKALSPNVDAIWFMSTLNSRNPRFITREQMLGAPILAAAGIEAIGMGYLIVEPGMTVGKVSEADLIPRTEEGARMAAAYALAAQFFGMKVVYLEGGSGAHEHVPASIVAAVKRAVEIPVMVGGGIREAAHARSVLAGGADIVVTGTVAEKGGFEALRAIVAEVKRG from the coding sequence GTGAGGGACGCGGTGTGGCGCTATTTGCAGGAGCGGACCGCCAAGGGAAAGGTGCACCTCACGCTCCTCGACCCCGCAAGCCAGCCCACGGAGCGCGGAGCCGAGATCGCCGTCAAGGCCAAGGAGTTTGGGACCGACGGCTTCATGGTCGGAGGTTCCACGGGCGTGACGAGCGAGAATCTCGACGCCCTCGTGCGCGCCATCCAGGAGGCCACGGGCCTTCCGGTCGTGCATTTTCCCAACCAGGCGAAGGCGCTCTCGCCCAACGTGGACGCCATCTGGTTCATGTCCACGCTCAACAGCCGGAATCCGCGCTTCATCACGCGCGAGCAGATGCTTGGCGCGCCAATCCTCGCGGCCGCGGGCATCGAAGCCATCGGCATGGGGTACCTCATCGTCGAGCCGGGCATGACAGTCGGCAAGGTGAGCGAGGCGGACCTCATCCCTCGGACGGAGGAAGGCGCTCGGATGGCGGCGGCCTACGCGCTCGCGGCGCAATTCTTCGGGATGAAGGTCGTGTACCTTGAAGGGGGCTCGGGGGCCCACGAGCACGTGCCCGCATCCATCGTCGCGGCGGTGAAGCGCGCCGTCGAGATCCCCGTCATGGTGGGCGGCGGCATCCGCGAGGCCGCCCACGCCCGCAGCGTGCTTGCCGGCGGCGCCGACATCGTCGTCACGGGCACGGTCGCAGAGAAGGGGGGCTTCGAGGCGCTTCGAGCGATCGTCGCCGAGGTCAAGCGGGGCTGA
- a CDS encoding geranylgeranylglycerol-phosphate geranylgeranyltransferase translates to MQAQIRAQSPPAVARAAALWQLLRPGNCAMTAVGVVAGALVASGPAAASLWPTVALGAAAGFAFAGAGNALNDWVDREVDARAHPGRPLPSGRLSPDAALRAQAVLFALSVAAAAAIAWTFTSPLALLLVLPALVLMVAYELRLKATGLSGNVAVSLLTGAPFVMGGIAVNAPETPVLVLALLAVLVNLGREVVKDVEDMQADAGARRTFPMTAGVSAATALARAAILAGVALSPLPWLLGTMGPSYLPAVAAADVVLLWAAFEAKRPSRSSRLAKLGMLVGLVAFLVGRMGA, encoded by the coding sequence GTGCAGGCGCAGATCCGGGCCCAATCGCCCCCGGCCGTCGCGCGCGCGGCGGCGCTGTGGCAGCTCCTTCGCCCCGGCAACTGCGCCATGACCGCCGTCGGCGTGGTCGCGGGGGCCCTCGTCGCCTCGGGGCCCGCCGCCGCGTCGCTTTGGCCCACGGTGGCGCTGGGGGCGGCGGCGGGGTTCGCCTTCGCGGGCGCGGGAAACGCGCTCAACGATTGGGTCGACCGTGAGGTCGACGCGAGGGCGCATCCGGGCCGACCGCTTCCGTCCGGCCGGCTTTCCCCCGACGCGGCGCTGCGGGCGCAGGCTGTGCTGTTTGCCCTCTCCGTCGCGGCGGCCGCGGCTATCGCCTGGACGTTCACCTCGCCGCTTGCGCTGCTCCTTGTCCTCCCGGCCCTCGTGCTCATGGTGGCCTACGAGCTTCGTCTGAAGGCGACAGGGCTCTCCGGAAACGTCGCCGTGAGCCTCCTCACAGGCGCGCCTTTTGTCATGGGCGGCATCGCCGTGAACGCGCCCGAAACCCCCGTCCTCGTGCTCGCGCTCCTGGCGGTGCTCGTGAACCTGGGCCGCGAAGTGGTGAAGGACGTGGAGGACATGCAGGCCGACGCGGGCGCGCGCCGGACGTTTCCCATGACGGCCGGCGTTTCGGCCGCCACGGCTCTCGCCCGCGCGGCGATCCTGGCGGGCGTCGCCCTCTCGCCGCTTCCGTGGCTCCTTGGAACCATGGGCCCGTCGTACCTTCCCGCCGTGGCCGCGGCCGACGTTGTGCTCCTGTGGGCGGCGTTCGAGGCGAAACGGCCATCTAGGAGTTCGCGCCTGGCCAAGCTTGGCATGCTCGTGGGGCTCGTGGCCTTCCTCGTGGGGAGGATGGGAGCGTGA
- the moaA gene encoding GTP 3',8-cyclase MoaA, protein MQAAGSPLADRFARPVADLRVSLTDRCNFRCVFCHNEGQGLVRAPRAPAPGEMSTDEVVRLLHVAQSLGVQSAKLTGGEPLVRSDVEEIVFRAPPGMEMSLTTNASLLAGRARALKEAGLRRVNVSLHAPDAEAFRSITRGSLPSVMAGVGAALEAGLTPVKLNMVVFRPTLPYVFDMVEFVARTPGTQLQLIQFMPELVAHREWMVPIEDVHRALAARAESVDVRAMHHRRVYHVRTGDGRADVEIVDPVGNAEFCANCHRLRVTATGHLKGCLNRNDDLVPTRGLSDDELAAAFRRVVAARVPYYGAHLRKDASGEWVPADPSRAR, encoded by the coding sequence CGGATCTCCCTTGGCCGACCGCTTCGCCCGCCCCGTCGCCGACCTCCGCGTCTCGCTCACCGACCGGTGCAACTTCCGGTGCGTCTTCTGCCACAACGAAGGGCAGGGGCTCGTTCGCGCGCCGCGCGCGCCCGCGCCGGGCGAGATGTCGACAGACGAGGTCGTTCGCCTGCTTCACGTGGCGCAAAGCCTGGGCGTGCAAAGCGCCAAGCTCACGGGCGGCGAGCCGCTCGTGCGAAGCGACGTGGAGGAGATCGTCTTCCGCGCCCCGCCGGGAATGGAGATGAGCCTCACCACGAACGCGAGCCTTCTTGCCGGTCGCGCCCGAGCGCTCAAGGAGGCCGGATTGCGGCGCGTGAACGTGAGCCTGCACGCGCCCGACGCGGAGGCGTTCCGCTCCATCACGCGCGGCTCGCTTCCCTCCGTCATGGCCGGCGTGGGCGCCGCGCTCGAGGCGGGCCTTACGCCCGTGAAGCTCAACATGGTCGTCTTCCGGCCGACGCTCCCGTACGTCTTCGACATGGTCGAGTTCGTCGCGCGAACGCCGGGCACGCAGCTCCAGCTCATCCAGTTCATGCCGGAGCTCGTCGCGCATCGCGAATGGATGGTGCCCATCGAGGACGTCCATCGGGCGTTGGCCGCACGGGCCGAGTCCGTGGACGTGCGCGCCATGCACCACCGTCGCGTCTACCACGTGCGGACGGGCGACGGACGCGCCGACGTCGAAATCGTGGACCCCGTGGGCAACGCCGAGTTCTGCGCGAACTGCCATCGCTTGCGCGTGACGGCGACCGGGCACCTGAAGGGTTGCCTCAACCGCAACGACGATCTCGTGCCCACGCGCGGCCTCTCCGACGACGAGCTCGCCGCGGCGTTTCGGCGCGTCGTGGCCGCGCGCGTGCCCTACTACGGCGCGCACCTTCGGAAGGATGCGTCGGGGGAATGGGTGCCCGCCGACCCGTCTCGCGCGCGATGA